In Gadus morhua chromosome 2, gadMor3.0, whole genome shotgun sequence, a single window of DNA contains:
- the odad4 gene encoding outer dynein arm-docking complex subunit 4 isoform X2: MQMSDLEVDQGPRSTFQTYMAEGDQLFLKGEYMKAKASYSTALILKPEDKNCFVARSRCYLKMGDTDNALSDAETSLKEDKEFFKGLYQKAEALYTMGDLEFALVFYHRGRKLRPELEEFRLGIQKAQEAIENSVGKKLENKEDLSSFCKGEVKKGQPVTATQPQRRHVKQQSQKSAKVERSSKQLLGELYSDKEYLEKLLKDEDLAKVRMRGGECLQDLILHSVGYLDRRIDFWRQQKLIYARERDRKLMQEKWSKGRLHSSPSDPTQYVLKSLEEIDGALTSGNLEWSLKEARHVMRTVQGWPEEDLPNRNEVLANLHSCIGNALMDLGKMDQALTQYQKSLQLAIHRWEEKIPLVRDSVEKTWLFYEIGRCYLELKRHTEAREYGCRSLDTAEEIGDDKWLLNASVLVAQADLHLGDFQSSTSHFEEALKRAKMLKDDSAVDAVQKALFLARQNSVK; the protein is encoded by the exons ATGCAAATGTCAGACTTAGAAGTTGACCAAGGACCCCGGAGCACATTCCAGACCTATATGGCTGAGGGGGACCAGTTGTTCCTCAAAGGCGAGTACATGAAGGCAAAAGCAAGCTATTCAACG GCATTGATTCTCAAACCAGAGGACAAGAACTGCTTTGTTGCCAGGTCTAGATGTTACTTAAAGATGGGGGATACTGACAACGCACTCTCAGATGCAGAGACCTCCCTCAAAGAGGACAAAGAGTTCTTCAAG GGGCTGTACCAGAAAGCTGAGGCCTTATACACCATGGGGGACCTTGAGTTTGCCTTGGTGTTTTATCACAGAGGCCGCAAACTGCGTCCAGAGCTTGAAGAGTTTAGACTCGGGATCCAGAAAGCACAAGAGGCGATTGAGAACTCTGTGGGCA AAAAACTTGAGAACAAAGAAGACCTCTCATCGTTCTGTAAGGGGGAG GTTAAGAAAGGGCAGCCGGTGACGGCAACCCAGCCTCAGAGGAGACATGTGAAGCAGCAGAGCCAAAAGAGTGCTAAGGTGGAAAGAAGCAGCAAACAGCTGCTTGGAGAGCTCTACAGCGACAAGGAGTATCTGGAAAAACTATTGAAAGACGAAG ACTTGGCAAAGGTGAGGATGCGTGGCGGAGAGTGCCTGCAGGATCTTATCCTCCATAGTGTTGGCTACCTTGACCGCCGCATTGACTTCTGGCGGCAGCAGAAGTTGATCTACGCGCGGGAGCGAGACCGCAAACTCATGCAGGAGAAATGGAGCAAGGGCCGTCTTCACAGCTCACCCTCCGACCCCACCCAATATGTGCTGAAGAGCCTGGAGGAGATTGACGGAG CGCTGACCTCTGGGAACTTGGAGTGGAGTCTGAAGGAGGCCCGCCACGTAATGAGGACAGTGCAGGGTTGGCCGGAGGAGGATCTGCCCAATAGAAACGAGGTGCTGGCCAACCTGCACTCCTGCATCGGGAACGCCCTGATGGACCTGGGCAAGATGGACCAAGCACTGACTCAGTACCAGAAAAGCCTACAGCTGGCAATACACAG GTGGGAAGAGAAGATTCCATTGGTTCGTGACAGCGTGGAGAAGACCTGGTTGTTCTATGAGATCGGACGCTGCTACCTGGAACTGAAGCGTCACACAGAAGCGCGGGAGTATGGCTGTCGATCCCTTGACACAGCAGAGGAGATTGGAGACGACAAATGGCTGCTCAATGCCAGTGTTCTGGTGGCACAGGCAGATT TGCACCTTGGGGACTTCCAGTCCAGCACGTCACACTTTGAGGAGGCCTTGAAGCGAGCTAAAATGCTTAAAGACGACTCTGCCGTTGATGCCGTTCAGAAG GCCCTCTTCTTGGCAAGACAAAATTCTGTGAAATAA
- the odad4 gene encoding outer dynein arm-docking complex subunit 4 isoform X1, which yields MQMSDLEVDQGPRSTFQTYMAEGDQLFLKGEYMKAKASYSTALILKPEDKNCFVARSRCYLKMGDTDNALSDAETSLKEDKEFFKGLYQKAEALYTMGDLEFALVFYHRGRKLRPELEEFRLGIQKAQEAIENSVGKKLENKEDLSSFCKGEVKKGQPVTATQPQRRHVKQQSQKSAKVERSSKQLLGELYSDKEYLEKLLKDEDLAKVRMRGGECLQDLILHSVGYLDRRIDFWRQQKLIYARERDRKLMQEKWSKGRLHSSPSDPTQYVLKSLEEIDGALTSGNLEWSLKEARHVMRTVQGWPEEDLPNRNEVLANLHSCIGNALMDLGKMDQALTQYQKSLQLAIHSELPDAKSQALDNIGRVYAHTGKFTEAINVWEEKIPLVRDSVEKTWLFYEIGRCYLELKRHTEAREYGCRSLDTAEEIGDDKWLLNASVLVAQADLHLGDFQSSTSHFEEALKRAKMLKDDSAVDAVQKALFLARQNSVK from the exons ATGCAAATGTCAGACTTAGAAGTTGACCAAGGACCCCGGAGCACATTCCAGACCTATATGGCTGAGGGGGACCAGTTGTTCCTCAAAGGCGAGTACATGAAGGCAAAAGCAAGCTATTCAACG GCATTGATTCTCAAACCAGAGGACAAGAACTGCTTTGTTGCCAGGTCTAGATGTTACTTAAAGATGGGGGATACTGACAACGCACTCTCAGATGCAGAGACCTCCCTCAAAGAGGACAAAGAGTTCTTCAAG GGGCTGTACCAGAAAGCTGAGGCCTTATACACCATGGGGGACCTTGAGTTTGCCTTGGTGTTTTATCACAGAGGCCGCAAACTGCGTCCAGAGCTTGAAGAGTTTAGACTCGGGATCCAGAAAGCACAAGAGGCGATTGAGAACTCTGTGGGCA AAAAACTTGAGAACAAAGAAGACCTCTCATCGTTCTGTAAGGGGGAG GTTAAGAAAGGGCAGCCGGTGACGGCAACCCAGCCTCAGAGGAGACATGTGAAGCAGCAGAGCCAAAAGAGTGCTAAGGTGGAAAGAAGCAGCAAACAGCTGCTTGGAGAGCTCTACAGCGACAAGGAGTATCTGGAAAAACTATTGAAAGACGAAG ACTTGGCAAAGGTGAGGATGCGTGGCGGAGAGTGCCTGCAGGATCTTATCCTCCATAGTGTTGGCTACCTTGACCGCCGCATTGACTTCTGGCGGCAGCAGAAGTTGATCTACGCGCGGGAGCGAGACCGCAAACTCATGCAGGAGAAATGGAGCAAGGGCCGTCTTCACAGCTCACCCTCCGACCCCACCCAATATGTGCTGAAGAGCCTGGAGGAGATTGACGGAG CGCTGACCTCTGGGAACTTGGAGTGGAGTCTGAAGGAGGCCCGCCACGTAATGAGGACAGTGCAGGGTTGGCCGGAGGAGGATCTGCCCAATAGAAACGAGGTGCTGGCCAACCTGCACTCCTGCATCGGGAACGCCCTGATGGACCTGGGCAAGATGGACCAAGCACTGACTCAGTACCAGAAAAGCCTACAGCTGGCAATACACAG TGAACTGCCTGATGCAAAGTCCCAGGCGCTGGACAACATTGGTCGAGTCTATGCCCATACCGGGAAGTTCACCGAGGCGATTAATGT GTGGGAAGAGAAGATTCCATTGGTTCGTGACAGCGTGGAGAAGACCTGGTTGTTCTATGAGATCGGACGCTGCTACCTGGAACTGAAGCGTCACACAGAAGCGCGGGAGTATGGCTGTCGATCCCTTGACACAGCAGAGGAGATTGGAGACGACAAATGGCTGCTCAATGCCAGTGTTCTGGTGGCACAGGCAGATT TGCACCTTGGGGACTTCCAGTCCAGCACGTCACACTTTGAGGAGGCCTTGAAGCGAGCTAAAATGCTTAAAGACGACTCTGCCGTTGATGCCGTTCAGAAG GCCCTCTTCTTGGCAAGACAAAATTCTGTGAAATAA